A single region of the Anaerolineales bacterium genome encodes:
- a CDS encoding glycosyltransferase family 39 protein → MNEIPTPKTRSQLAHLLMIAALALLLRGIPFVNVYLIQQADPAPRCGGDPGTYLGMAHHVYLIGDLSPSTFLPRPFLFPALAGAIYAVVGESPIVIIGINLLLNVLTCLLIYRFAHLIGLSGRGAFVAGLAAACYPAMISASVCYMTDALMMVFLVYGLVFFARFLKRPMWHDLLIAGALFALANLGRSATIVLPFLLVAIILWRLRRTWRLYGRAAIVAMWVAIAALPFVLPTLRNAVYGGIPTFSTAGQWMLLFMRATSSERRATDDPVELIYARYIQEIERRQGNAIPPLESISPVAIWDYYQPTPAEHAVISTLALETILKYPQWYILNTPYGIWRILTVAPDDSFFPRPVGGVINIGMILGAAVGGVRLWRRGKRTHLFVLGLLFVVVIGLAVALQTAVLDTRHGLAGIAAFFPLVGAAFFPPPADSSPPN, encoded by the coding sequence ATGAATGAAATCCCTACCCCCAAGACCCGCTCACAGTTGGCACATCTGCTGATGATTGCCGCTCTCGCCCTCCTTTTGCGAGGGATTCCCTTTGTAAATGTGTACTTGATTCAACAGGCTGATCCCGCCCCACGCTGTGGGGGCGATCCCGGAACATACCTCGGTATGGCACACCATGTTTACCTGATTGGCGATCTGAGTCCGAGTACCTTCCTCCCGCGCCCGTTTTTGTTTCCCGCCCTTGCCGGCGCGATCTATGCGGTGGTGGGGGAAAGCCCCATCGTGATTATTGGGATCAACCTCCTTCTGAACGTGTTGACCTGTCTGTTGATCTACCGCTTTGCCCATCTAATCGGCTTATCTGGGCGAGGGGCATTCGTGGCGGGGCTGGCTGCCGCCTGTTATCCAGCGATGATCTCGGCAAGCGTCTGTTACATGACGGACGCGCTCATGATGGTTTTCCTCGTCTATGGGCTGGTCTTTTTTGCCCGCTTTTTGAAGCGCCCAATGTGGCATGATCTGCTCATTGCTGGCGCATTGTTTGCGCTGGCAAATCTGGGACGCTCAGCGACGATTGTCCTGCCCTTCCTGCTTGTGGCAATTATCCTTTGGCGGCTGCGTCGGACGTGGCGGCTGTATGGACGGGCTGCTATTGTGGCTATGTGGGTGGCAATTGCCGCCCTGCCTTTTGTTTTACCCACACTGCGCAATGCGGTGTATGGGGGAATTCCCACCTTTTCCACTGCTGGACAGTGGATGCTCCTCTTTATGCGTGCCACCTCCTCCGAACGGCGGGCAACGGACGATCCCGTTGAGCTTATTTACGCCCGCTATATTCAAGAGATTGAGCGGCGACAGGGGAACGCTATCCCCCCATTGGAAAGCATCTCGCCGGTGGCGATTTGGGACTACTACCAACCGACGCCCGCCGAACATGCGGTGATCAGCACACTTGCCCTTGAGACGATCCTGAAATACCCACAGTGGTATATCCTGAACACGCCTTATGGTATCTGGCGTATTTTGACCGTCGCGCCGGATGACAGCTTTTTTCCTCGTCCTGTAGGGGGAGTGATCAACATAGGGATGATTCTAGGGGCGGCGGTGGGGGGTGTGCGCTTGTGGCGGCGGGGCAAACGCACACATCTCTTTGTTTTGGGGCTGTTGTTCGTTGTCGTCATTGGCTTAGCGGTGGCGCTTCAAACGGCGGTATTGGATACGCGGCACGGCTTGGCGGGGATAGCTGCCTTTTTCCCGTTGGTGGGGGCGGCGTTTTTTCCACCTCCGGCGGACTCATCTCCGCCGAACTGA
- a CDS encoding LCP family protein: MRQRLFGYLGLFFRGVFTLISIGTIILLAHLALNGLRDLNTRRAVYATQTAQSIVYPGTATALALLNATRLASPLPTTQPTTALDVFSMTETAISERLLTPLETPLETPLERPLETATPSPEPPTFTPTITASPLPPSATPTPDSPTGEPTQTDLPTLISEVTIMTATPQGAAILPTETPIPPSATSSVTPTLPPPTPTITPSLTPTERPTDTATATHTHTASATFTATLTETPLPPTATETMGTTLIAVTPPPTNTRRPTRTVLPTEAPTIAPTVIAALPTAGATSTLPRVPGRDACEGKSTPPTAIPPRAARLQAGTYDIMNILLIGSDSDLDPTERSFRTDTMLVVSVNRTTNTVAMLSIPRDLFVCIPNLGMQRINVAYTWGESVGWQPNGGFGLLQETILYNLGIPIHFYARISFNGFKQVIDTLNGVSLAVDCPIKGPKFTGQYDAQNAPIFEENFQLTPGYYRLDGITALWYARMRTGTSDFDRNRRQQQILRAIWREARDQGLLAKAPELWGQATQIVETNLQLQDIIGLLPVALNLNPANITQFTMVKGRETDGWTTPQNEAVQIPIPEGMANTLLNFYTPPTNRITESLGAMEVINGSGVPDLERVAIDALGWGGFAATSGGVLEAAPKTVVYDYTGGASPQTLQRMLRALNVRASAVISQPDPNATVSFKIVLGADYNPCSAPGFGTAVN; the protein is encoded by the coding sequence ATGAGACAACGGTTGTTTGGCTATCTTGGGCTGTTTTTTCGGGGCGTGTTTACGCTCATTAGCATCGGCACCATCATCCTTTTGGCGCATCTCGCGCTAAATGGTCTACGCGATTTGAACACACGAAGGGCAGTATACGCCACACAAACAGCGCAGAGCATTGTTTACCCCGGCACAGCCACCGCGTTAGCCCTTCTCAATGCCACTCGCCTTGCTTCTCCGCTCCCAACGACACAGCCCACCACGGCTCTCGATGTGTTCTCCATGACAGAAACGGCGATCAGTGAGCGCTTGCTAACGCCTCTTGAGACGCCTCTTGAGACGCCCCTCGAACGCCCACTGGAGACGGCGACGCCTTCCCCCGAACCACCCACCTTCACACCAACAATTACTGCGTCCCCCCTGCCACCCTCAGCGACGCCCACCCCCGATAGCCCAACAGGGGAACCGACACAAACCGATCTACCAACGCTGATCAGCGAAGTGACTATTATGACGGCGACGCCGCAAGGGGCGGCGATTCTTCCGACGGAGACACCGATCCCGCCAAGCGCCACGTCAAGTGTCACACCCACACTGCCACCACCGACGCCAACCATCACACCGAGTCTGACGCCAACAGAGCGCCCAACGGACACGGCAACAGCGACCCATACGCATACAGCGAGCGCAACATTCACCGCCACGCTGACCGAAACGCCGCTCCCGCCGACGGCAACCGAGACGATGGGGACGACGCTTATCGCCGTGACGCCGCCGCCGACGAACACGCGCCGTCCAACCCGAACGGTGCTGCCCACCGAAGCTCCAACGATTGCGCCGACGGTCATTGCCGCCTTGCCAACCGCCGGAGCAACCAGCACCCTGCCCCGTGTGCCGGGACGTGATGCCTGCGAAGGGAAAAGTACCCCACCAACGGCGATCCCACCGCGTGCGGCACGGCTGCAAGCGGGCACCTACGACATTATGAATATCCTCTTGATCGGCAGCGATTCCGATCTCGACCCGACGGAACGTTCCTTCCGCACCGATACGATGCTGGTGGTTTCCGTCAACCGGACGACAAACACTGTCGCCATGTTGAGCATCCCCCGCGATCTGTTCGTGTGTATTCCCAATTTAGGGATGCAGCGGATCAATGTCGCCTATACATGGGGGGAATCCGTTGGGTGGCAGCCAAATGGCGGGTTTGGGCTGCTCCAAGAGACGATCCTCTACAACTTGGGCATCCCGATCCATTTCTATGCGCGGATCAGCTTTAACGGGTTTAAGCAGGTCATCGACACGCTGAACGGTGTTTCGCTGGCGGTGGATTGCCCCATTAAGGGTCCGAAATTCACCGGTCAATATGACGCCCAAAACGCCCCAATCTTTGAAGAGAACTTCCAACTGACGCCGGGCTATTACCGCTTGGATGGGATCACCGCGCTGTGGTATGCACGGATGCGTACCGGGACGAGCGACTTTGACCGCAACCGCCGCCAACAGCAAATTTTGCGGGCAATCTGGCGGGAGGCACGCGATCAGGGCTTGCTGGCGAAAGCGCCCGAACTGTGGGGACAAGCAACCCAGATTGTGGAGACAAACCTCCAACTTCAAGACATTATCGGACTGCTGCCTGTTGCGCTGAACTTGAACCCGGCGAACATCACCCAGTTTACGATGGTCAAGGGGCGGGAGACGGATGGCTGGACAACCCCGCAGAACGAAGCTGTTCAAATCCCGATCCCAGAGGGGATGGCAAACACCCTCTTAAACTTCTATACGCCGCCGACGAATCGGATAACCGAATCCTTAGGGGCAATGGAAGTGATCAATGGCTCTGGTGTCCCCGATTTGGAACGGGTGGCGATTGACGCCTTAGGATGGGGGGGCTTTGCCGCTACATCGGGCGGGGTGCTGGAGGCTGCCCCCAAGACGGTGGTCTATGACTATACAGGGGGCGCTTCGCCGCAGACGTTACAGCGGATGCTGCGGGCGTTGAATGTGCGGGCAAGCGCGGTGATTAGCCAACCCGACCCCAATGCCACAGTATCCTTCAAGATTGTCCTCGGCGCGGATTACAACCCGTGCAGCGCACCGGGCTTTGGCACAGCGGTGAATTAA
- a CDS encoding protein phosphatase 2C domain-containing protein: MTTTADIRLRARAGQVTGRDHILRGMNCQDAYTLLEQADAVIGIVCDGCGVGGRSEVGAALAAQFISGRVARALAEGIALEGLPDVIYAETIRFLEGIVSAVDPMNRPGFVRDYLLFTVIGVVITPTGGVIFAAGDGLIVLDSRMIRRDENNTPSYIGYHVVDPAVLAEAALPSGFDIYPLPSDWARVAIATDGFEADVLPNLWGKAHPRGVQRWLNVLSSQEKRFRDDATVIAVERIGA, encoded by the coding sequence GTGACCACGACGGCGGACATTCGGCTGCGCGCCCGCGCTGGACAAGTCACAGGGCGCGATCATATTTTGCGAGGGATGAACTGTCAGGATGCCTACACCCTGCTTGAACAGGCGGATGCGGTGATTGGTATTGTCTGTGATGGCTGCGGCGTTGGGGGGCGTTCGGAGGTGGGTGCGGCGTTGGCGGCGCAGTTCATTAGCGGGCGGGTGGCGCGGGCGTTGGCGGAAGGAATCGCCCTAGAGGGACTGCCAGATGTGATCTATGCCGAAACAATCCGCTTCTTAGAGGGAATCGTCAGCGCTGTAGACCCGATGAACCGTCCGGGCTTTGTCCGCGATTACCTGCTTTTCACCGTGATTGGCGTCGTGATCACACCCACCGGCGGGGTTATCTTCGCCGCTGGTGATGGACTCATTGTGCTGGATAGCCGGATGATTCGCCGCGACGAAAATAACACGCCAAGCTACATCGGCTACCACGTTGTTGATCCAGCGGTGCTGGCAGAGGCAGCGCTACCAAGCGGGTTCGATATCTACCCCCTCCCTTCAGATTGGGCGCGGGTTGCCATCGCAACGGATGGTTTCGAGGCAGACGTTCTCCCTAACCTGTGGGGAAAAGCCCACCCACGCGGAGTCCAGCGTTGGCTGAACGTTCTTTCCAGCCAAGAAAAACGTTTCCGTGATGATGCTACGGTGATTGCGGTGGAACGAATCGGGGCATAG
- a CDS encoding VWA domain-containing protein: protein MTSQNLHSLFQNAQSNGLSRQSVDLLVQNLDGQTGLGCVGAQVDDLNTDDVTLLAVLLDESGSMDSVRNDVIDAFNQMMRALHDSKAKDSILVSAWKFANSPSLLFNYTPIDNVKDLTAQDYTPNGGTALYDATMDSFTGIVGYGQDLRNNGIRTRCIVVVVTDGGDNSSGHSAASVRTVALDLLRQEYYSLAFVGFGDEPMFTQIAQAMGFPSLMTAGTGAKEIRKALNLVSGSIIKASQAKIQPTGNNFFTP, encoded by the coding sequence ATGACCAGCCAAAACCTTCATTCCCTTTTTCAAAATGCCCAATCGAATGGGCTGAGCCGCCAATCTGTTGACCTGCTGGTGCAGAATCTTGATGGGCAGACCGGACTCGGTTGTGTGGGTGCGCAGGTAGACGATCTGAACACCGATGATGTGACACTGCTCGCTGTCTTACTCGATGAATCTGGCTCGATGGACAGCGTTCGTAACGACGTGATCGACGCCTTCAACCAGATGATGCGGGCGCTGCACGATAGCAAAGCGAAAGACAGCATCCTCGTTAGCGCGTGGAAATTTGCGAATAGCCCGTCGCTGCTGTTCAACTACACGCCCATTGACAACGTGAAAGACCTGACGGCACAGGACTACACCCCCAACGGCGGGACGGCGCTCTATGATGCGACGATGGACAGCTTCACTGGAATCGTTGGCTATGGGCAGGATTTGCGCAACAACGGGATTCGGACGCGCTGCATCGTCGTCGTCGTCACCGATGGTGGCGATAACAGCAGCGGTCATTCGGCGGCAAGCGTCCGCACTGTAGCGCTCGACTTGCTGCGGCAGGAATACTACTCACTGGCGTTCGTCGGCTTTGGCGATGAACCCATGTTTACCCAGATTGCCCAAGCAATGGGCTTCCCCTCGCTGATGACGGCGGGGACGGGCGCGAAGGAAATTCGCAAAGCCTTAAACTTGGTCAGCGGCAGCATCATCAAGGCAAGTCAGGCGAAAATCCAGCCGACGGGGAACAATTTCTTCACCCCGTAG
- a CDS encoding HAD family hydrolase, with product MNSAASTILFIDLDGTCMVNPFARQVFPRVMGMLSQACALPPENLLRQVLAENAHRQTLPNPLSAAWVWDWDQIVQEIAGRHGIPLGVIPLDICAVLARQYAAPPDTATLDEAEVHLCALRAAHRVLNVASMGLNVYQRPVLDALGLTECFDDFLMPDITGFQKTERGFFARYLDDPAAPPHRCYISVGDNFMHDVAAPKRLGFSAVLRLPVPELESLSPFERPAHIEPFSAHIQRYPAETGGVLPDAVIVHLSELAEVVRVLEANAPTG from the coding sequence GTGAATTCTGCGGCAAGCACCATCTTGTTCATCGATTTGGATGGAACGTGCATGGTAAATCCCTTTGCGCGGCAAGTGTTCCCTCGTGTCATGGGGATGCTCTCGCAGGCATGTGCGCTCCCCCCCGAAAATCTGCTGCGGCAAGTCCTTGCCGAAAACGCCCACCGTCAGACGCTCCCCAATCCCCTTTCCGCCGCCTGGGTATGGGATTGGGATCAGATTGTCCAAGAAATTGCCGGACGGCATGGCATCCCGCTAGGGGTAATCCCCCTCGATATATGCGCTGTCCTTGCCCGCCAGTATGCCGCCCCGCCCGACACGGCAACCCTTGACGAGGCAGAAGTACACCTGTGCGCCCTTCGCGCCGCGCACCGCGTTTTGAATGTCGCCTCGATGGGCTTAAATGTCTACCAACGCCCCGTCTTGGATGCGCTTGGTCTGACGGAGTGTTTCGATGACTTCCTGATGCCCGATATAACTGGTTTTCAAAAGACAGAGCGGGGTTTCTTTGCTCGCTACCTAGATGACCCCGCTGCCCCACCGCACCGCTGCTACATCAGTGTGGGTGATAATTTTATGCACGATGTTGCCGCCCCAAAACGCTTGGGGTTCAGCGCTGTGCTGCGCCTTCCCGTTCCAGAGCTAGAATCCCTTTCGCCCTTTGAGCGCCCCGCCCACATTGAGCCATTTTCAGCGCACATCCAGCGTTACCCTGCCGAGACCGGAGGGGTTCTCCCCGACGCGGTGATCGTCCACCTGAGCGAATTGGCAGAGGTGGTGCGCGTCTTAGAAGCAAACGCGCCAACGGGCTAA
- a CDS encoding aminotransferase class I/II-fold pyridoxal phosphate-dependent enzyme, with protein sequence MPGMSARVAPFGTTIFAEINTLARQHNAVNLGQGAPDFDAPAEVIAAAEYALRSAQNQYAPGIGTQAAREAVAQHALRFYGQQIDPATEVLITAGATEAMFAAILGVTDPGDEVIVFAPTYDSYVPNMTMGGVSPRYVYLNPPDWAFTPAELAAAITPRTRAIIINTPHNPTGKVYNRAELEDIARLCQARDLIAITDEVYEHILYDGTPHLRLATLPGMAERTITISSLGKTFSVTGWKIGWVIASPALVTAVNRAHQFITYAVATPLQVAAAAALHLPDAYFRGLHSTFQRRRDYLMGVLGEAGFTPLTPQGGYFVMVDWRSGAPPAVTNDVQFAEWLIREVGVACIPPSAFYTPPEKHRVAHLARFAICKQDLTLTAAAERLTRVRR encoded by the coding sequence ATGCCCGGAATGTCCGCCCGTGTCGCCCCCTTTGGGACGACCATTTTCGCTGAGATAAACACCCTTGCCCGCCAGCACAATGCCGTAAACTTAGGGCAAGGTGCGCCGGATTTCGATGCCCCTGCCGAGGTGATCGCCGCCGCCGAATACGCCCTTCGCTCTGCCCAAAACCAGTATGCGCCGGGCATTGGCACACAGGCAGCGCGGGAGGCGGTGGCACAGCACGCCCTCCGTTTTTATGGGCAGCAGATCGACCCCGCCACCGAGGTGTTGATCACTGCGGGGGCAACCGAGGCGATGTTTGCGGCGATCCTCGGTGTGACCGACCCGGGTGATGAGGTGATCGTTTTTGCCCCCACCTATGATAGCTATGTCCCCAACATGACGATGGGCGGCGTCAGTCCGCGCTATGTCTATTTGAATCCGCCAGACTGGGCATTTACCCCCGCCGAACTTGCAGCGGCAATCACCCCCCGCACACGGGCGATCATTATCAACACCCCGCACAACCCCACCGGAAAGGTTTATAACCGAGCGGAATTAGAGGACATTGCCCGCCTGTGCCAAGCCCGCGACCTGATCGCCATCACCGATGAAGTCTACGAACACATCCTTTACGACGGCACGCCTCATCTGCGGCTGGCGACGCTCCCCGGCATGGCGGAACGGACGATCACGATCAGCAGCTTGGGCAAAACCTTCAGCGTCACGGGCTGGAAAATTGGGTGGGTGATCGCCTCGCCCGCGCTGGTGACAGCCGTGAACAGAGCGCATCAGTTCATCACCTACGCCGTTGCCACGCCGCTCCAAGTTGCCGCCGCCGCCGCCCTCCACCTGCCCGACGCCTATTTTAGAGGATTGCACAGCACCTTTCAGCGGCGGCGCGATTACCTGATGGGCGTTTTGGGGGAGGCGGGGTTTACCCCCCTAACCCCGCAAGGGGGGTATTTCGTCATGGTCGATTGGCGTTCGGGAGCGCCCCCCGCCGTGACAAACGATGTTCAGTTTGCCGAATGGCTGATCCGTGAGGTGGGTGTTGCGTGCATCCCGCCGAGCGCCTTTTACACCCCACCCGAAAAGCACCGCGTGGCACATCTGGCGCGATTTGCCATCTGCAAACAGGATTTAACACTCACAGCAGCGGCAGAACGTCTGACAAGGGTACGGAGATAG
- a CDS encoding NADAR family protein — MPIYFYSTTGEHGCFSNFSRHGFTLDGVYWKTSEHYFQAQKFVGTEHVERIRLAKTPNQAALMGRDRKRPLRPDWESVKEAIMQAAVLAKFSQNEAIRAILLGTGDEALVENAPKDYYWGIGTNGTGKNRLGVILAAVRAILREQEGQTQTTEGTQ, encoded by the coding sequence ATGCCCATCTATTTCTATTCCACAACAGGGGAACACGGCTGTTTCTCGAACTTTTCCCGACATGGCTTCACCCTTGATGGCGTGTACTGGAAAACGAGTGAACACTACTTCCAAGCTCAGAAATTTGTTGGCACGGAGCATGTCGAACGAATCCGATTGGCAAAGACGCCTAATCAGGCGGCGTTGATGGGGCGGGATCGAAAACGCCCACTCCGTCCCGATTGGGAGAGCGTGAAGGAAGCGATTATGCAAGCGGCGGTCTTGGCAAAGTTCAGCCAAAACGAGGCGATTCGCGCCATCCTCTTGGGAACGGGCGATGAGGCGCTCGTGGAGAACGCGCCAAAGGATTACTACTGGGGCATTGGGACGAACGGCACGGGAAAAAACCGCCTCGGTGTGATCCTCGCTGCGGTGCGGGCGATCCTTCGTGAACAAGAGGGACAGACACAGACAACGGAGGGAACACAGTGA
- a CDS encoding LCP family protein: MRISPLFVLVILIVGAMLTVGGAFAAYNGVKTVVLQSPIELPPPPQVGAIRPTPIPLIAADTETPPPLATESGTDGTPVAVAPVEPTALPTWNDPKRVTILLLGIDQRPQETGPFRTDTLIVLSVDPISKQAAMLSIPRDVYVKIPGFNAPLSPNRINAANYIGDLNEYPGGGAALAVKTVENLLGIPIQGYVLINFQAFETLINAIGTIQVCPTDRIFDANYPDTETYGVITVEFQPGCQELDSTRLLQYARVRHNAGDDIGRAQRQQEVIRAVKDKVLTLGGLSTLIGRAPEIWSALAENIKTNLTFEEALQLASLAQDVKEIKSAVLTIKTEKGGQLLPATLQSGEQVMTPFYEGIYQLVGDLFTTGQGGPSNPQASEENATIYIANGAGIDGLAGRTRDRLVGAGFNIVGVGNAEGVGLYGQSEIRVYGSKFKTARYLAEVLGLTNTIITAGSEPNPPADIVLIVGKDLAQ, encoded by the coding sequence ATGCGTATTTCGCCTTTGTTTGTGTTGGTCATTCTGATTGTCGGCGCGATGCTGACGGTGGGAGGGGCGTTTGCCGCCTACAACGGCGTCAAAACGGTGGTACTTCAATCTCCCATTGAGCTTCCCCCACCGCCGCAAGTAGGGGCGATCCGCCCAACGCCTATCCCCTTGATCGCCGCCGACACAGAGACGCCGCCCCCCCTTGCCACCGAGTCAGGAACGGATGGAACGCCCGTCGCCGTCGCCCCTGTTGAGCCGACGGCGCTTCCCACCTGGAATGATCCGAAACGGGTGACGATTCTCCTGCTCGGTATTGATCAGCGCCCCCAAGAGACGGGACCCTTCCGCACCGATACGCTGATCGTCCTCAGTGTTGACCCGATCAGCAAACAGGCGGCGATGCTCTCCATCCCCCGTGATGTCTATGTAAAGATTCCGGGATTCAATGCGCCGCTCTCGCCAAACCGAATCAATGCGGCGAATTATATTGGCGATCTGAACGAATACCCAGGCGGGGGGGCAGCGTTGGCGGTGAAAACAGTCGAAAACCTTCTGGGCATTCCCATTCAGGGTTATGTCCTGATCAATTTTCAGGCATTTGAGACGCTGATCAACGCCATTGGGACGATCCAGGTCTGCCCGACGGATCGCATCTTTGATGCCAACTACCCAGATACAGAAACCTACGGGGTGATCACCGTCGAGTTTCAACCCGGCTGTCAAGAATTGGACAGCACACGCCTGCTGCAATATGCGCGGGTGCGTCACAATGCGGGAGATGATATTGGACGGGCGCAGCGCCAACAAGAAGTGATTCGGGCAGTGAAAGACAAGGTGTTGACGCTTGGCGGGCTATCGACTCTGATTGGGCGTGCGCCAGAGATTTGGAGTGCCCTTGCCGAAAACATCAAGACGAATCTCACCTTTGAGGAGGCGCTTCAATTAGCCTCTCTTGCCCAAGATGTAAAGGAAATCAAATCTGCGGTGTTGACAATCAAGACGGAAAAAGGCGGGCAGCTTCTTCCGGCGACACTGCAATCTGGTGAGCAGGTCATGACGCCCTTCTATGAGGGAATCTACCAACTTGTGGGCGACCTGTTCACCACCGGGCAGGGCGGTCCCAGCAACCCGCAGGCATCGGAAGAAAACGCGACCATCTATATAGCGAATGGGGCGGGAATCGATGGGTTGGCGGGGCGGACGCGAGATCGCCTTGTGGGGGCGGGGTTTAATATTGTAGGGGTGGGGAATGCCGAAGGCGTCGGTCTTTACGGACAGAGTGAGATTCGTGTTTATGGCAGCAAATTCAAGACAGCTCGCTATCTTGCCGAAGTATTAGGGCTGACAAATACGATCATCACTGCCGGCTCGGAGCCAAACCCCCCCGCCGATATTGTCTTGATCGTCGGAAAAGATTTGGCGCAATGA
- a CDS encoding Gfo/Idh/MocA family oxidoreductase, whose amino-acid sequence MTQTAAIIGTGFMGRVHTEALRRVGVTVLGILGSSPEKSRQAAESFAIPHAYPHVDALAADPSVQVVHVTTPNKDHFSQCERLLKAGKHVICEKPLAMNAAESAQLVALAAAHPTLVACVNYNLRYYPMIQHCRAMVRAGEIGTILAVRGAYVQDWLLYPTDWNWRVEAAAGGKLRAVGDIGTHWLDMISFITGLTVESLCADMATVHPTRRKPRHTAETFQSAGAQTTDDTRVDTEDWASVLLRYAGGVRGAMSTGQITAGRKNSLSFEISGSKGALAWHHENPNELWIGRRDTPNEVIIKDPNLMRPEARDYANYPGGHAEGYSETFKELYRAVYRYIAQGDFAAPRPFPTFADGHQQMCLCDAILASHEGHGWVTVG is encoded by the coding sequence ATGACACAAACAGCAGCAATCATCGGAACAGGCTTTATGGGGCGTGTCCACACAGAGGCGCTCCGGCGGGTGGGCGTCACCGTCCTCGGCATATTAGGATCATCCCCAGAGAAAAGCCGTCAAGCGGCAGAGTCGTTCGCCATCCCCCACGCCTACCCCCATGTTGACGCCCTCGCTGCCGATCCATCGGTGCAGGTCGTTCATGTAACCACCCCTAATAAGGATCACTTCTCCCAATGCGAACGCCTTTTAAAGGCGGGCAAACATGTCATTTGCGAGAAGCCGCTCGCGATGAACGCCGCAGAATCAGCGCAGTTGGTCGCCCTTGCCGCCGCACACCCCACCCTTGTCGCCTGTGTCAATTACAACCTTCGCTATTACCCCATGATCCAACACTGCCGCGCCATGGTGCGGGCGGGCGAAATTGGGACCATCCTTGCCGTGCGCGGGGCATATGTCCAAGATTGGCTGCTCTACCCAACGGATTGGAATTGGCGGGTAGAGGCAGCGGCGGGCGGCAAACTGCGGGCAGTGGGCGATATTGGGACGCACTGGTTGGATATGATCAGTTTCATCACCGGACTCACCGTTGAATCGCTCTGCGCAGACATGGCAACCGTCCACCCCACACGCCGCAAACCCCGCCACACGGCAGAAACCTTTCAAAGTGCTGGCGCACAAACCACCGACGATACCCGCGTCGATACCGAAGATTGGGCGAGTGTCCTGCTCCGTTATGCGGGCGGTGTGCGGGGGGCAATGAGTACCGGACAGATCACCGCCGGGCGCAAGAATTCACTCAGCTTTGAAATTTCCGGCTCAAAAGGGGCGCTGGCGTGGCATCACGAAAACCCCAACGAACTGTGGATCGGGCGGCGCGATACGCCAAACGAGGTAATCATCAAAGACCCAAATCTGATGCGCCCCGAAGCGCGGGACTATGCCAACTATCCGGGAGGTCATGCCGAGGGCTATTCGGAGACCTTCAAAGAACTCTACCGTGCGGTGTACAGGTACATTGCACAGGGCGATTTCGCCGCTCCGCGCCCGTTCCCCACCTTTGCCGATGGACATCAGCAGATGTGCCTGTGTGACGCCATCCTTGCCAGCCACGAAGGGCATGGGTGGGTGACGGTAGGCTGA